In Drosophila pseudoobscura strain MV-25-SWS-2005 chromosome 4, UCI_Dpse_MV25, whole genome shotgun sequence, the following proteins share a genomic window:
- the LOC4816574 gene encoding chymotrypsin-like protease CTRL-1 isoform X2 has product MSLLQIFSGSRHIEKLLIPVSYVQSTASKAKPENGTTVHSLIARSYYQENSQSECSVGTECTPLHDCTALIYEVARSCYYGDKSLYCGGAAEEMPYVCCPSSPLEKNQVCGKSLVQGHFYKGLGSYPFVARIGFKHVNTGAFAYPCAGAVIARRVILTAAHCALAKADGHRLSSVRVGEYDTSSDPDCANTGFCAPRSVNHAISHVIVHPDYKQGSYHHDIALLVLKTPLNYSVATQPICLQKTRANLVVGKRATIAGWGKISTASIRQPEMTHLDVPLTSWDLCLRNYGSTGALESPNSIEGQWMCAGGEGKDVCQGFGGAPLFIQENGIFSQIGIMSFGSDNCGGLRIPSVYTSVAHFAEWIHDNTPPE; this is encoded by the exons TTCTCCGGTTCAAGGCATATCG AGAAACTACTGATCCCCGTAAGCTACGTACAAAGCACAGCGAGCAAAGCAAAACCAGAGAATGGGACGACTGTACACTCGTTAATCGCTCGCTCCTACTACCAAGAGAACAGCCAGTCCGAGTGCTCCGTGGGAACGGAATGCACGCCGCTGCACGACTGTACGGCCCTGATTTACGAGGTGGCCAGGAGCTGTTATTACGGCGATAAGTCGCTATACTGTGGGGGTGCTGCCGAGGAGATGCCGTACGTCTGCTGTCCGAGCAGTCCGCTGGAGAAGAACCAGGTGTGTGGCAAGTCTCTGGTGCAAGGACACTTTTACAAGGGACTGGGCTCGTATCCGTTCGTGGCGCGCATTGGATTCAAGC ATGTCAATACGGGAGCCTTTGCCTATCCATGTGCTGGGGCTGTCATCGCGCGCCGTGTCATCCTGACGGCCGCCCACTGTGCGCTGGCCAAGGCCGATGGGCATCGACT GTCGTCAGTGCGCGTGGGTGAGTACGACACCTCCAGCGATCCGGACTGCGCCAACACCGGGTTCTGCGCTCCACGCTCCGTGAATCATGCCATCAGCCATGTGATCGTCCATCCAGACTACAAGCAAGGCAGCTACCATCATGACATTGCCCTCCTGGTACTCAAAACGCCGCTCAACTACTCGG TGGCCACACAGCCGATCTGTCTGCAGAAGACACGCGCCAACCTGGTGGTGGGGAAGCGGGCGACCATCGCCGGATGGGGCAAGATTTCCACGGCGAGTATTCGCCAGCCTGAGATGACACATCTGGATGTGCCGCTGACCAGCTGGGACCTCTGTCTGCGCAACTATGGCTCTACTGGCGCCCTCGAGTCTCCCAATTCGATTGAAGGACAATGGATGTGCGCCGGCGGCGAGGGCAAGGATGTTTGCCAGGGCTTTGGCGGAGCGCCCCTGTTCATACAGGAGAACGGAATCTTCTCACAG ATTGGCATCATGTCCTTCGGCTCTGACAATTGCGGCGGACTGCGCATACCAAGCGTTTATACGTCGGTGGCTCATTTCGCCGAATGGATACACGACAACACGCCGCCTGAATAA
- the LOC4816574 gene encoding chymotrypsin-like protease CTRL-1 isoform X1 encodes MQSLFLFFIVCQILAGVRTESGEFEKLLIPVSYVQSTASKAKPENGTTVHSLIARSYYQENSQSECSVGTECTPLHDCTALIYEVARSCYYGDKSLYCGGAAEEMPYVCCPSSPLEKNQVCGKSLVQGHFYKGLGSYPFVARIGFKHVNTGAFAYPCAGAVIARRVILTAAHCALAKADGHRLSSVRVGEYDTSSDPDCANTGFCAPRSVNHAISHVIVHPDYKQGSYHHDIALLVLKTPLNYSVATQPICLQKTRANLVVGKRATIAGWGKISTASIRQPEMTHLDVPLTSWDLCLRNYGSTGALESPNSIEGQWMCAGGEGKDVCQGFGGAPLFIQENGIFSQIGIMSFGSDNCGGLRIPSVYTSVAHFAEWIHDNTPPE; translated from the exons AGAAACTACTGATCCCCGTAAGCTACGTACAAAGCACAGCGAGCAAAGCAAAACCAGAGAATGGGACGACTGTACACTCGTTAATCGCTCGCTCCTACTACCAAGAGAACAGCCAGTCCGAGTGCTCCGTGGGAACGGAATGCACGCCGCTGCACGACTGTACGGCCCTGATTTACGAGGTGGCCAGGAGCTGTTATTACGGCGATAAGTCGCTATACTGTGGGGGTGCTGCCGAGGAGATGCCGTACGTCTGCTGTCCGAGCAGTCCGCTGGAGAAGAACCAGGTGTGTGGCAAGTCTCTGGTGCAAGGACACTTTTACAAGGGACTGGGCTCGTATCCGTTCGTGGCGCGCATTGGATTCAAGC ATGTCAATACGGGAGCCTTTGCCTATCCATGTGCTGGGGCTGTCATCGCGCGCCGTGTCATCCTGACGGCCGCCCACTGTGCGCTGGCCAAGGCCGATGGGCATCGACT GTCGTCAGTGCGCGTGGGTGAGTACGACACCTCCAGCGATCCGGACTGCGCCAACACCGGGTTCTGCGCTCCACGCTCCGTGAATCATGCCATCAGCCATGTGATCGTCCATCCAGACTACAAGCAAGGCAGCTACCATCATGACATTGCCCTCCTGGTACTCAAAACGCCGCTCAACTACTCGG TGGCCACACAGCCGATCTGTCTGCAGAAGACACGCGCCAACCTGGTGGTGGGGAAGCGGGCGACCATCGCCGGATGGGGCAAGATTTCCACGGCGAGTATTCGCCAGCCTGAGATGACACATCTGGATGTGCCGCTGACCAGCTGGGACCTCTGTCTGCGCAACTATGGCTCTACTGGCGCCCTCGAGTCTCCCAATTCGATTGAAGGACAATGGATGTGCGCCGGCGGCGAGGGCAAGGATGTTTGCCAGGGCTTTGGCGGAGCGCCCCTGTTCATACAGGAGAACGGAATCTTCTCACAG ATTGGCATCATGTCCTTCGGCTCTGACAATTGCGGCGGACTGCGCATACCAAGCGTTTATACGTCGGTGGCTCATTTCGCCGAATGGATACACGACAACACGCCGCCTGAATAA
- the Lim3 gene encoding LIM/homeobox protein Lhx3 isoform X4, translated as MATIPKCGGCHELILDRFILKVLERTWHAKCLQCSECHGQLNDKCFARNGQLFCKEDFFKSNRRYGTKCSACDMGIPPTQVVRRAQDHVYHLQCFLCAMCSRTLNTGDEFYLMEDRKLICKRDYEEAKAKGLYLDGSLDGDQPNKRPRTTITAKQLETLKTAYNNSPKPARHVREQLSQDTGLDMRVVQVWFQNRRAKEKRLKKDAGRTRWSQYFRSMKGNCSPRTDKFLDKDELKVDYDSFSHHDLSNDSYSTVNLGLDEGASPHSIRGSYMHGSSSPSQYPPSSRSPPPVGQSHTFGSYPDNIVYTNIDHATGSTLHTSKSHHRLHSSNNVSDLSNDSSPEQGYPDFPPSPDSWLGDSASTNNTSNNNNTSNSNNNGGSGSAGASANVTNANPGTPSVHY; from the exons atgG CCACGATACCAAAGTGCGGCGGCTGCCACGAACTGATCTTGGACCGATTCATCCTGAAGGTGCTGGAGCGGACGTGGCACGCCAAGTGCCTCCAGTGCAGCGAGTGCCACGGCCAACTCAACGACAAGTGCTTCGCCCGCAACGGTCAACTTTTCTGCAAGGAGGACTTTTTCAA GTCGAACAGACGGTACGGTACAAAGTGTTCCGCTTGTGATATGGGCATACCGCCAACGCAGGTGGTGCGCCGGGCCCAGGACCACGTCTATCATCTGCAGTGCTTCCTGTGCGCGATGTGCTCCCGCACTCTCAACACGGGCGACGAATTCTATCTGATGGAGGACCGCAAGCTCATCTGCAAGCGCGATTACGAGGAGGCCAAGGCAAAGG GTCTCTACCTGGATGGCTCTCTGGACGGCGATCAGCCGAACAAGCGTCCCCGCACCACAATCACCGCCAAGCAGCTGGAGACCCTGAAGACCGCCTACAACAACAGCCCCAAGCCCGCCCGACACGTTCGGGAGCAGCTGTCGCAGGACACGGGCCTAGATATGCGGGTGGTCCAGGTCTGGTTCCAAAACAG GCGGGCCAAGGAGAAGCGACTGAAAAAGGATGCGGGACGCACCCGATGGAGTCAGTACTTCCGCTCCATGAAGGGGAACTGTTCGCCACGCACTGACAAATTCCTCGACAAGGATGAACTAAAGGTCGACTATGACAGCTTCAGTCATCATG ATCTAAGCAACGACAGCTACAGCACCGTCAATTTGGGCCTGGATGAGGGCGCCTCACCGCACAGCATACGTGGCTCCTACATGCATGGGAGCTCTAGTCCGTCACAGTACCCGCCGAGCAGTCGCTCGCCGCCGCCAGTCGGCCAGAGCCATACGTTTGGCTCCTATCCAGACAATATTGTGTACACCAATATAG ATCATGCGACGGGCTCTACTCTGCACACCAGCAAGTCACATCACCGCCTGCACAGTAGCAACAACGTCTCTGACCTGAGCAACGACTCGAGCCCCGAACAGGGCTATCCTGACTTTCCGCCGAGTCCCGATTCGTGGCTGGGCGACTCGGCCAGtaccaacaacaccagcaacaacaacaacaccagcaacagcaacaacaacgggggcagcggcagtgcTGGAGCCAGTGCGAATGTCACCAACGCAAACCCCGGAACGCCAAGCGTACATTACTGA
- the Lim3 gene encoding LIM/homeobox protein Lhx3 isoform X1, whose amino-acid sequence MHLALAMMQTLKPPPPPLHHHHPQQQLPQHLTAMDNHQQHSPHIHQPQLQQQQQQQQQQLPPTPQASHLVGSQHNHLAVDHDDPNPELVLALISRNRALEATIPKCGGCHELILDRFILKVLERTWHAKCLQCSECHGQLNDKCFARNGQLFCKEDFFKSNRRYGTKCSACDMGIPPTQVVRRAQDHVYHLQCFLCAMCSRTLNTGDEFYLMEDRKLICKRDYEEAKAKGLYLDGSLDGDQPNKRPRTTITAKQLETLKTAYNNSPKPARHVREQLSQDTGLDMRVVQVWFQNRRAKEKRLKKDAGRTRWSQYFRSMKGNCSPRTDKFLDKDELKVDYDSFSHHDLSNDSYSTVNLGLDEGASPHSIRGSYMHGSSSPSQYPPSSRSPPPVGQSHTFGSYPDNIVYTNIDHATGSTLHTSKSHHRLHSSNNVSDLSNDSSPEQGYPDFPPSPDSWLGDSASTNNTSNNNNTSNSNNNGGSGSAGASANVTNANPGTPSVHY is encoded by the exons ATGCATTTGGCCTTAGCAATGATGCAAACCCTGaaaccgccgccgccgccgctacATCATCAccacccacagcagcagcttccACAGCACCTGACAGCCATGGATAATCATCAGCAACATTCGCCGCATATCCATCAGccgcaactgcaacagcagcagcagcagcagcagcaacaattgccACCCACGCCGCAGGCATCGCACCTGGTAGGCAGCCAGCACAATCATCTGGCTGTCGACCATGATGACCCAAATCCTGAACTGGTGCTTGCCTTAATTTCAAGGAATCGTGCGCTCGAGG CCACGATACCAAAGTGCGGCGGCTGCCACGAACTGATCTTGGACCGATTCATCCTGAAGGTGCTGGAGCGGACGTGGCACGCCAAGTGCCTCCAGTGCAGCGAGTGCCACGGCCAACTCAACGACAAGTGCTTCGCCCGCAACGGTCAACTTTTCTGCAAGGAGGACTTTTTCAA GTCGAACAGACGGTACGGTACAAAGTGTTCCGCTTGTGATATGGGCATACCGCCAACGCAGGTGGTGCGCCGGGCCCAGGACCACGTCTATCATCTGCAGTGCTTCCTGTGCGCGATGTGCTCCCGCACTCTCAACACGGGCGACGAATTCTATCTGATGGAGGACCGCAAGCTCATCTGCAAGCGCGATTACGAGGAGGCCAAGGCAAAGG GTCTCTACCTGGATGGCTCTCTGGACGGCGATCAGCCGAACAAGCGTCCCCGCACCACAATCACCGCCAAGCAGCTGGAGACCCTGAAGACCGCCTACAACAACAGCCCCAAGCCCGCCCGACACGTTCGGGAGCAGCTGTCGCAGGACACGGGCCTAGATATGCGGGTGGTCCAGGTCTGGTTCCAAAACAG GCGGGCCAAGGAGAAGCGACTGAAAAAGGATGCGGGACGCACCCGATGGAGTCAGTACTTCCGCTCCATGAAGGGGAACTGTTCGCCACGCACTGACAAATTCCTCGACAAGGATGAACTAAAGGTCGACTATGACAGCTTCAGTCATCATG ATCTAAGCAACGACAGCTACAGCACCGTCAATTTGGGCCTGGATGAGGGCGCCTCACCGCACAGCATACGTGGCTCCTACATGCATGGGAGCTCTAGTCCGTCACAGTACCCGCCGAGCAGTCGCTCGCCGCCGCCAGTCGGCCAGAGCCATACGTTTGGCTCCTATCCAGACAATATTGTGTACACCAATATAG ATCATGCGACGGGCTCTACTCTGCACACCAGCAAGTCACATCACCGCCTGCACAGTAGCAACAACGTCTCTGACCTGAGCAACGACTCGAGCCCCGAACAGGGCTATCCTGACTTTCCGCCGAGTCCCGATTCGTGGCTGGGCGACTCGGCCAGtaccaacaacaccagcaacaacaacaacaccagcaacagcaacaacaacgggggcagcggcagtgcTGGAGCCAGTGCGAATGTCACCAACGCAAACCCCGGAACGCCAAGCGTACATTACTGA
- the Lim3 gene encoding LIM/homeobox protein Lhx4 isoform X2 — MELLKLMMFKSDFLSNGKCDDRVPPINLSQLPEFLLSTIPKCGGCHELILDRFILKVLERTWHAKCLQCSECHGQLNDKCFARNGQLFCKEDFFKSNRRYGTKCSACDMGIPPTQVVRRAQDHVYHLQCFLCAMCSRTLNTGDEFYLMEDRKLICKRDYEEAKAKGLYLDGSLDGDQPNKRPRTTITAKQLETLKTAYNNSPKPARHVREQLSQDTGLDMRVVQVWFQNRRAKEKRLKKDAGRTRWSQYFRSMKGNCSPRTDKFLDKDELKVDYDSFSHHDLSNDSYSTVNLGLDEGASPHSIRGSYMHGSSSPSQYPPSSRSPPPVGQSHTFGSYPDNIVYTNIDHATGSTLHTSKSHHRLHSSNNVSDLSNDSSPEQGYPDFPPSPDSWLGDSASTNNTSNNNNTSNSNNNGGSGSAGASANVTNANPGTPSVHY; from the exons ATGGAACTTCTGAAGTTAATGATGTTCAAAAGTGACTTTCTGTCCAATGGAAAATGTGATGATCGCGTACCGCCGATTAATTTGAGTCAATTGCCAGAATTCTTACTGT CCACGATACCAAAGTGCGGCGGCTGCCACGAACTGATCTTGGACCGATTCATCCTGAAGGTGCTGGAGCGGACGTGGCACGCCAAGTGCCTCCAGTGCAGCGAGTGCCACGGCCAACTCAACGACAAGTGCTTCGCCCGCAACGGTCAACTTTTCTGCAAGGAGGACTTTTTCAA GTCGAACAGACGGTACGGTACAAAGTGTTCCGCTTGTGATATGGGCATACCGCCAACGCAGGTGGTGCGCCGGGCCCAGGACCACGTCTATCATCTGCAGTGCTTCCTGTGCGCGATGTGCTCCCGCACTCTCAACACGGGCGACGAATTCTATCTGATGGAGGACCGCAAGCTCATCTGCAAGCGCGATTACGAGGAGGCCAAGGCAAAGG GTCTCTACCTGGATGGCTCTCTGGACGGCGATCAGCCGAACAAGCGTCCCCGCACCACAATCACCGCCAAGCAGCTGGAGACCCTGAAGACCGCCTACAACAACAGCCCCAAGCCCGCCCGACACGTTCGGGAGCAGCTGTCGCAGGACACGGGCCTAGATATGCGGGTGGTCCAGGTCTGGTTCCAAAACAG GCGGGCCAAGGAGAAGCGACTGAAAAAGGATGCGGGACGCACCCGATGGAGTCAGTACTTCCGCTCCATGAAGGGGAACTGTTCGCCACGCACTGACAAATTCCTCGACAAGGATGAACTAAAGGTCGACTATGACAGCTTCAGTCATCATG ATCTAAGCAACGACAGCTACAGCACCGTCAATTTGGGCCTGGATGAGGGCGCCTCACCGCACAGCATACGTGGCTCCTACATGCATGGGAGCTCTAGTCCGTCACAGTACCCGCCGAGCAGTCGCTCGCCGCCGCCAGTCGGCCAGAGCCATACGTTTGGCTCCTATCCAGACAATATTGTGTACACCAATATAG ATCATGCGACGGGCTCTACTCTGCACACCAGCAAGTCACATCACCGCCTGCACAGTAGCAACAACGTCTCTGACCTGAGCAACGACTCGAGCCCCGAACAGGGCTATCCTGACTTTCCGCCGAGTCCCGATTCGTGGCTGGGCGACTCGGCCAGtaccaacaacaccagcaacaacaacaacaccagcaacagcaacaacaacgggggcagcggcagtgcTGGAGCCAGTGCGAATGTCACCAACGCAAACCCCGGAACGCCAAGCGTACATTACTGA
- the Lim3 gene encoding LIM/homeobox protein Lhx4 isoform X3 produces MELLKLMMFKSDFLSNGKCDDRVPPINLSQLPEFLLSTIPKCGGCHELILDRFILKVLERTWHAKCLQCSECHGQLNDKCFARNGQLFCKEDFFKRYGTKCSACDMGIPPTQVVRRAQDHVYHLQCFLCAMCSRTLNTGDEFYLMEDRKLICKRDYEEAKAKGLYLDGSLDGDQPNKRPRTTITAKQLETLKTAYNNSPKPARHVREQLSQDTGLDMRVVQVWFQNRRAKEKRLKKDAGRTRWSQYFRSMKGNCSPRTDKFLDKDELKVDYDSFSHHDLSNDSYSTVNLGLDEGASPHSIRGSYMHGSSSPSQYPPSSRSPPPVGQSHTFGSYPDNIVYTNIDHATGSTLHTSKSHHRLHSSNNVSDLSNDSSPEQGYPDFPPSPDSWLGDSASTNNTSNNNNTSNSNNNGGSGSAGASANVTNANPGTPSVHY; encoded by the exons ATGGAACTTCTGAAGTTAATGATGTTCAAAAGTGACTTTCTGTCCAATGGAAAATGTGATGATCGCGTACCGCCGATTAATTTGAGTCAATTGCCAGAATTCTTACTGT CCACGATACCAAAGTGCGGCGGCTGCCACGAACTGATCTTGGACCGATTCATCCTGAAGGTGCTGGAGCGGACGTGGCACGCCAAGTGCCTCCAGTGCAGCGAGTGCCACGGCCAACTCAACGACAAGTGCTTCGCCCGCAACGGTCAACTTTTCTGCAAGGAGGACTTTTTCAA ACGGTACGGTACAAAGTGTTCCGCTTGTGATATGGGCATACCGCCAACGCAGGTGGTGCGCCGGGCCCAGGACCACGTCTATCATCTGCAGTGCTTCCTGTGCGCGATGTGCTCCCGCACTCTCAACACGGGCGACGAATTCTATCTGATGGAGGACCGCAAGCTCATCTGCAAGCGCGATTACGAGGAGGCCAAGGCAAAGG GTCTCTACCTGGATGGCTCTCTGGACGGCGATCAGCCGAACAAGCGTCCCCGCACCACAATCACCGCCAAGCAGCTGGAGACCCTGAAGACCGCCTACAACAACAGCCCCAAGCCCGCCCGACACGTTCGGGAGCAGCTGTCGCAGGACACGGGCCTAGATATGCGGGTGGTCCAGGTCTGGTTCCAAAACAG GCGGGCCAAGGAGAAGCGACTGAAAAAGGATGCGGGACGCACCCGATGGAGTCAGTACTTCCGCTCCATGAAGGGGAACTGTTCGCCACGCACTGACAAATTCCTCGACAAGGATGAACTAAAGGTCGACTATGACAGCTTCAGTCATCATG ATCTAAGCAACGACAGCTACAGCACCGTCAATTTGGGCCTGGATGAGGGCGCCTCACCGCACAGCATACGTGGCTCCTACATGCATGGGAGCTCTAGTCCGTCACAGTACCCGCCGAGCAGTCGCTCGCCGCCGCCAGTCGGCCAGAGCCATACGTTTGGCTCCTATCCAGACAATATTGTGTACACCAATATAG ATCATGCGACGGGCTCTACTCTGCACACCAGCAAGTCACATCACCGCCTGCACAGTAGCAACAACGTCTCTGACCTGAGCAACGACTCGAGCCCCGAACAGGGCTATCCTGACTTTCCGCCGAGTCCCGATTCGTGGCTGGGCGACTCGGCCAGtaccaacaacaccagcaacaacaacaacaccagcaacagcaacaacaacgggggcagcggcagtgcTGGAGCCAGTGCGAATGTCACCAACGCAAACCCCGGAACGCCAAGCGTACATTACTGA
- the Lim3 gene encoding LIM/homeobox protein Lhx3 isoform X5 encodes MHLALAMMQTLKPPPPPLHHHHPQQQLPQHLTAMDNHQQHSPHIHQPQLQQQQQQQQQQLPPTPQASHLVGSQHNHLAVDHDDPNPELVLALISRNRALEATIPKCGGCHELILDRFILKVLERTWHAKCLQCSECHGQLNDKCFARNGQLFCKEDFFKSNRRYGTKCSACDMGIPPTQVVRRAQDHVYHLQCFLCAMCSRTLNTGDEFYLMEDRKLICKRDYEEAKAKGLYLDGSLDGDQPNKRPRTTITAKQLETLKTAYNNSPKPARHVREQLSQDTGLDMRVVQVWFQNR; translated from the exons ATGCATTTGGCCTTAGCAATGATGCAAACCCTGaaaccgccgccgccgccgctacATCATCAccacccacagcagcagcttccACAGCACCTGACAGCCATGGATAATCATCAGCAACATTCGCCGCATATCCATCAGccgcaactgcaacagcagcagcagcagcagcagcaacaattgccACCCACGCCGCAGGCATCGCACCTGGTAGGCAGCCAGCACAATCATCTGGCTGTCGACCATGATGACCCAAATCCTGAACTGGTGCTTGCCTTAATTTCAAGGAATCGTGCGCTCGAGG CCACGATACCAAAGTGCGGCGGCTGCCACGAACTGATCTTGGACCGATTCATCCTGAAGGTGCTGGAGCGGACGTGGCACGCCAAGTGCCTCCAGTGCAGCGAGTGCCACGGCCAACTCAACGACAAGTGCTTCGCCCGCAACGGTCAACTTTTCTGCAAGGAGGACTTTTTCAA GTCGAACAGACGGTACGGTACAAAGTGTTCCGCTTGTGATATGGGCATACCGCCAACGCAGGTGGTGCGCCGGGCCCAGGACCACGTCTATCATCTGCAGTGCTTCCTGTGCGCGATGTGCTCCCGCACTCTCAACACGGGCGACGAATTCTATCTGATGGAGGACCGCAAGCTCATCTGCAAGCGCGATTACGAGGAGGCCAAGGCAAAGG GTCTCTACCTGGATGGCTCTCTGGACGGCGATCAGCCGAACAAGCGTCCCCGCACCACAATCACCGCCAAGCAGCTGGAGACCCTGAAGACCGCCTACAACAACAGCCCCAAGCCCGCCCGACACGTTCGGGAGCAGCTGTCGCAGGACACGGGCCTAGATATGCGGGTGGTCCAGGTCTGGTTCCAAAACAGGTAG
- the LOC6902739 gene encoding uncharacterized protein — protein sequence MSDKNLAAFNAFRRDLARIQKTFSSYTQTDFTQEVGTSTDSENDPH from the coding sequence ATGTCCGACAAAAACTTAGCTGCTTTCAACGCATTTCGACGCGACCTGGCCCGCATACAAAAGACCTTCAGCTCGTATACACAAACCGATTTCACGCAAGAGGTTGGGACAAGCACTGATTCGGAGAACGACCCCCACTAA